From the genome of Schistosoma mansoni, WGS project CABG00000000 data, chromosome 1 unplaced supercontig 0076, strain Puerto Rico, whole genome shotgun sequence, one region includes:
- a CDS encoding Protein VTS1, putative, whose translation MILSDEDLNFSFDEIQKELANLGITSLNNQQLIRLKNDLDLLINKEKYLLRHLKQQPSQSLTKNPAQQQIYNNHHATTDNSKKIVSYPSKPPVSSSSPSSPSRSPSSSSSCFSVTHEDFSNSNTNSNDCISVNHHTKLNDPREKVIQGKSSILNNHSLNLDQKNISDASSLSNAIQLSPKYHHEYDQKPYSSTDSQITVCFSTTNEAMNNLDTASISSSLSPTTLLQNEAENHFEEKQQQKLNHYHHHQRQQQKHTVQSGNELTSSKQSVNFEYNDANGQPIHSKSSMKNFQKSLDIAHDLNNDFILPPMKTITSSSTDKNYCHLKSISKDSSNQLGRSSAYLYLQHQQPRYSHQHLHYDQESRDKLHGKCEPIVEKINTHTTTNRDPHDYRNNNLSTSNNNKLEKTLRCNKINDVLHSVDYQRQNCTTNTTTTATNSSRRSARFLDNPVEQVHSVPQQQQQRPKSAQHCQKGNDCCCYNSRSLHSQRPVSTSTYRQKEDPVAKYHSYQRSWSIHSTPGENARRVLRWNIRTAMMHREIPLLQRNSAEVIRLLGPYASVYLEQERQRRIKALKLDYIPPTNRRYNELRQIIRSLMG comes from the exons ATGATTCTGTCGGATGAAGATCTTAATTTCAGTTTTGATGAAATACAAAAAGAATTAGCCAATTTAGGTATAACCAGTTTAAATAATCAACAATTAATTCGTTTAAAAAATGATTtagatttattaattaataaagAGAAATATTTATTACGTCATTTAAAACAACAACCATCTCAATCATTAACAAAGAATCCTGCCCAGCAACAAatttataataatcatcatgcTACTACTGATAATTCTAAAAAGATTGTATCTTATCCATCGAAACCTCCTGTTTCTTcatcttctccatcatcaccATCACGATCACCATCGTCGTCATCGTCATGTTTTTCTGTGACACATGAAGACTTTTCAAATTCTAATACAAACAGTAATGATTGTATTAGTGTAAATCATCATACAAAGCTAAATGATCCAAGGGAAAAAGTAATTCAA GGTAAATCATCAATACTAAATAATCATTCTCTGAACTTGGATCAAAAAAACATATCCGACGCTAGTTCTTTATCGAATGCCATACAATTATCCCCAAAATATCATCATGAATATGATCAGAAACCATattcttcaactgattcacAAATAACAGTTTGCTTTTCAACAACTAACGAGGCAATGAATAATCTTGACACCGCATCTATCTCATCGTCATTATCACCAACAACTCTATTACAGAATGAAGCTGAAAATCATTTTGAAGAGAAACAACAGCAGAAACTTAACCACTATCACCACCACCAACGTCAACAGCAAAAACATACAGTTCAGTCTGGGAATGAATTAACCAGCAGTAAACAATCTGTAAATTTTGAATATAATGATGCTAATGGACAACCTATTCATTCCAAATCTTCTATGAAAAACTTTCAAAAAAGTCTTGACATCGCACACGATCTAAATAATGATTTCATACTTCCACCAATGAAGACGATAACATCGTCATCAACGGACAAAAACTACTGTCATCTAAAGTCTATTTCTAAAGATTCGTCTAATCAGTTGGGAAGATCGTCTGCATATCTTTATCTCCAACATCAACAACCACGTTATTCTCATCAACATTTGCATTATGATCAAGAAAGTAGGGATAAATTACATGGAAAATGTGAACCAATTGTTGAAAAGATCAATACACATACAACAACTAATAGAGATCCACACGATTATCGTAATAATAACTTGTCAACatcgaataataataagttgGAAAAGACCCTAAGatgtaataaaattaatgatGTTTTACATTCTGTTGATTATCAACGCCAAAATtgtactactaatactactaccacAGCGACGAATTCCTCAAGAAGATCAGCTCGATTTCTAGATAATCCTGTTGAACAAGTTCATAGTgtaccacaacaacaacaacaacgacctAAATCTGCACAACATTGTCAAAAAGgaaatgattgttgttgttataaTTCTCGATCGTTACATTCTCAA AGACCGGTATCAACTAGTACATATAGACAAAAAGAAGATCCAGTTGCAAAATATCATTCATATCAACGAAGTTGGTCAATTCATTCTACACCCGGTGAAAATGCACGACGTGTTCTACGCTGGAATATAAGAACAGCAATGATGCATAGAGAAATACCGTTGTTACAACGTAATTCCGCGGAGGTTATTCGCCTTTTAGGTCCATATGCATCAGTTTATTTAGAACAAGAAAGGCAGCGACGAATTAAAGCTTTAAAG CTGGATTACATTCCACCAACTAATAGACGTTATAATGAATTACGTCAAATTATTCGTTCATTAATGGGGTAA